The nucleotide sequence GGGCGCGCTCGGCGCGGGTCAGCACGTAGGCGGCGTAGCCGCCCTCGTAACTGTCCACCACGCCGTCGTGGACCTCCCAGATGCTCCCGCAGACGGCGTCCAGGAACCAGCGGTCGTGGGTGACCACGAGCAGGCCGCCGCGACCGGCCGGCCAGCGCTCGTTCAGGTGCCGGGCCAGCCAGGCCACACCCTCCACGTCCAGGTGGTTGGTCGGCTCGTCGAGCATCACCAGGTCGTGGTCACCGATCAGCAGCGCGGCCAGACCGACCCGGCGCCGCTGACCGCCGGACAGCCGGCCGAACTTCGCGTCCAGGCCACCGACCGCCGGGGCCTCCAGACCGCCCAGGATGCCGCCGAGCACGTCGCGCACCCGGGCGTCGCCGGCCCACTCGTGCGCGGCCATCTGCCCCATGACCGCTTCCCGCACGGTCATCTCCGGGTCGAGCCGGTCTTCCTGCCAGAGGGCGCCGAGCCGCACGTCACGGCCCTGGGTGACCCGGCCGCCGTCCGGTTCCTGGCGGCGTGCCAGCACCCGCAGCAGCGTGGACTTGCCCTCGCCGTTACGGCCGACGACACCGATCCGGTCGCCGTCGTCGAGTCCGAGGGAGACGGCGTCGAGGAGCGTTCTGGAACCGTGAACGACCGTCACGGACTCCGCGTTCAGAAGATGGGCCACGCTCTAACTTATCCACGCACCGATTCGACGAGTCGAGCGCCGGGTACCGGGCCGTGCGCGCGCCGCACGTCGGCCGCCGCACCGGAGGCGGTCAGGGCGACCGCCAGGTCGAGGGCATGACTGGAGTCGCGGGCCAGGAACACCGTGGTCGGGCCGGACCCGGACACGATGCCGCCGAGCGCGCCGACCTTGCGGCCGATCTCCAGGGCCTTCTCCAGGTGCGGGGCCTGGGCCAGGGCGGCGGGCTGGAGGTCGTTGCTCAGGGTGGCCCCGAGCGCCTCGGCGTCACCGGCCCGCAGCGCCGCCATCAGGTCGTCGTTGATCTCCGGCACCGGCGTGGGCTGCGGCGCCTCGCCGGCCTCGCGCATCGCGTCGATCTTGCCGTAGACCCCGGGGGTGGACAGGCCGTGGTCGGCCAGCGCGATCACCCAGATGTACTCGCCGCGGGCCAGCACCGGGGTGAGCAGCTCGCCCCGGCCGCTGCCGATCGCAGTGCCGCCGAGCAGGCTGAACGGCACGTCGGAGCCCAGCTCCGCGGCCATCTCGAGCAGCTGCTCCCGGTCCAGCCCGGCGTGCCAGAGCGCGTCGCAGGCCACCAGCGCGGCAGCGGCGTCGGCCGACCCCCCGGCCATGCCGCCCGCCACCGGGATGCCCTTGCGCAGCTCGAACGCCACGTCCGGGGAGTCCAGCCCGATCCGCTCGGCGACCAGCCGGGCCGCCTTCACCGCCAGGTTGGAGTCGTCGGTGGGCACGTCCTCGGCCTGGATGCCGTCGACCGTGATCGACACCCCGGCACCGGGCTCGGTGGCCCGGGCCGTCAGGTCGTCGAACAGGCCGACGGCGTGGAACACCGTGGCCAGCTCGTGATATCCGTCGTCCCGGACCGGGCCCACCCGCAGCTCAAGATTGATCTTGGCGGGCGCACGCACGATCACAGCTTCCGTCGCCGCCATGCGATCACTCTATTCACTGTTGCCGGTGGCACCTCACACAGGCACCCCCGCACCCCCGTCTCACCCCGCCAGATGCCCCCACGCGGCGTCCAGCTCGGGCCACCGGCCCTGGGCCGCCACCCGGCCGTTGATCATCACGACCACCCGGTCGGCCCGCTCCAGGGCCGCCCGCTTCGATGTGGACCCGACCACCGTGACCCCGTGCTCGCGCAGCGCGTGCCAGAGGTCCAGCTCGGTGGCGACGTCGAGGGCCGAGGACACGTCGTCGGCCACCAGCAGCTCGGTGCGCGGGGCCAGCGCCCGGGCCAGGGCCAGGCGCTGGAGCTGGCCGCCGGACAGCCGGGTGCCCTTGTGCCCGATCAGCAGGCCGAGACCGGCCCCCGACTCGGTCAGGTCGCGTTCCAGCTGGGCGGTGGCCACGGCCGTGCGCATGTCCACGTCGTGGCCGAGCGAGATGTTGTCGGCGATCGTGCCGGACAGCACCCGGGGCACCTGCCCCACGTAGCCCACCTGGTTCGGCCGCAGGAACCGCTCCGGCTCGGTCACCTCGGTGCCGTTCCAGGTCAGCGAGCCGGTGTGGTGCACGATCCCGGCCAGGGCCCGCAACAGGGACGACTTGCCCGCCCCGACCGGCCCGACCACGAGCACCAGCTCGCCGCGGTTCACCGTGAGGTCCACGTCGCGGGCCCCGACGATGCCGTCTTCGTGCACGGCGGTGAAGCCGGACAGGGTGAGCTCGCGCAGTGGCTCCCGGCCGGGCAGCTGCGGGGCCGGGGCGGTGCCGGCCAGCAGGTCCACCTGGTCGAGCTGACGGGAGTAGTTGCTCTCACCGATCATCGCGTGGGTGCGCCGGGTCCAGACCCGGGCCGAGGGCAGCTGCGACACGAACGAGGCCGTGGTCCAGGCGAACCAGCGGGCCGACCCGAGCGTGGACACCGCGATCAGCACGGCCGCCGGGGTGAGGCCGCCGGACAGGTACAGCGCCCAGGCCCCGATCGGCAGCAGCCCCGCGGTCAGTGCCGGGGTGGAACGCGACCAGACCTGGATCATGATCTCGTGCCGTTGCAGGTGACTGCGGGTGCGGTCGAGGGCGGCCAGGTGGTTCAGCACCGGCTGGGTGGCACCGCTCAGCTTCACCGTGCGGGCGGCCGACAGCGACGACACCAGTGCGGTGGCGAACGCCGCCCGGGCGGTGACCGTGCGCGCCGCCGCCCTCTCCAGCCGCGGTCCGAAGAGCGTTGCCGCGAAACCGGACAGCAGCATGGTGGCGGCGAAGAACAGGGCCGGCACCAGCGACCCGGAGATCGCCGTCATGGTGACCATCACCAGCACGGCGGTGATGTTGTCCACCACGTTGTCGGCCAGCTGCACCACCCGCTCGGTGTCGCCGGACTGGGCGATCACCGCGGCCGGGGTGTGGTTGCTGACCCGCCGGTCGCCGGTCTGGCCGTGGGTGAGGCGCAGGTAGATGCGCAGGGTCTGGCGCACCCACCACTCCGGGAACCAGCGGTCGGTGAACCAGGACAGCGGCGCCGTCATGGCCAGGGCGGTGACGATGCCGGCGGTGGGCCAGAGCAGACCGCCGTCGCCGTCCACCAGGTCGGCCCACAGCCAGGGCAGCACCGAGCCGTCCAGGCCGAGCAGCACCAGCAGCATGAACACGCCGACCGCGGCCAGACCGTACTGCGGGTCGTTGCGCACCAGCTGGACGATCTCGCCCACGGTGGAGGCGTTCTCGGGCTCGGCGACCGGCGGCGGAGCGGTCCGGCCCGGGGGCTCATCGGCCGGCAGCGAGCGGGCGACCGGTGTTTCGCCGTCTTCCACCGGTGTTTCGCCGTCTTCCAGCAGATCCGCCCCGGCGAGCCGCTGCTGCGGAAGATGACCGGCGGTGGACGCCGTGGCCAGGGCCGGCCG is from Kineosporia corallincola and encodes:
- a CDS encoding ATP-binding cassette domain-containing protein, which translates into the protein MRLLRDLWQTSPRQCALVVVLVVFAGAGQAMAAALSGPVLLDRSWTMFALLALGLGFYVAGDLVVNLVAARLTADWAADLRRRLCRVAFAQPLQALEGTPVGELLDRIDQDIYQVASELRNSGLRIFQYLAVAAVSIVTALFVWWPAGAGMLVVVALMVWSLARPIRRINPARVREEEAWSDLAAVMEESIHGQDDVRTTLARPYVMRLFVSRSSRVLARGREVWRLSAKLAVAASTIVRGSIAAVVIGGVWALQSGHLDAARLTSTWLLALAFGATVDHITRMVPHLQQALGAWNRVQQLASSPIEPVGGQAPADGELVISGLTFAYPGESERGPVLHDVSLTFVPGRSYALIGRTGSGKSTLAKVLTRSVDVPAGTVDLGGTDLNHIDLELLRRWVAVVPQRTEILAGTLAENIALFDPELVGSAGRVMEELGLGAWVAGLPDGLDTRLGDDGYVLSAGQEQLVAFGRILVRDPHLVILDEATARMDPVTELQVQHASARLLEGRIGIVIAHRLSSVADCDEVVVLEGGRVIEAGPLERSERFARLAASSGLRRPALATASTAGHLPQQRLAGADLLEDGETPVEDGETPVARSLPADEPPGRTAPPPVAEPENASTVGEIVQLVRNDPQYGLAAVGVFMLLVLLGLDGSVLPWLWADLVDGDGGLLWPTAGIVTALAMTAPLSWFTDRWFPEWWVRQTLRIYLRLTHGQTGDRRVSNHTPAAVIAQSGDTERVVQLADNVVDNITAVLVMVTMTAISGSLVPALFFAATMLLSGFAATLFGPRLERAAARTVTARAAFATALVSSLSAARTVKLSGATQPVLNHLAALDRTRSHLQRHEIMIQVWSRSTPALTAGLLPIGAWALYLSGGLTPAAVLIAVSTLGSARWFAWTTASFVSQLPSARVWTRRTHAMIGESNYSRQLDQVDLLAGTAPAPQLPGREPLRELTLSGFTAVHEDGIVGARDVDLTVNRGELVLVVGPVGAGKSSLLRALAGIVHHTGSLTWNGTEVTEPERFLRPNQVGYVGQVPRVLSGTIADNISLGHDVDMRTAVATAQLERDLTESGAGLGLLIGHKGTRLSGGQLQRLALARALAPRTELLVADDVSSALDVATELDLWHALREHGVTVVGSTSKRAALERADRVVVMINGRVAAQGRWPELDAAWGHLAG
- a CDS encoding 4-(cytidine 5'-diphospho)-2-C-methyl-D-erythritol kinase → MAATEAVIVRAPAKINLELRVGPVRDDGYHELATVFHAVGLFDDLTARATEPGAGVSITVDGIQAEDVPTDDSNLAVKAARLVAERIGLDSPDVAFELRKGIPVAGGMAGGSADAAAALVACDALWHAGLDREQLLEMAAELGSDVPFSLLGGTAIGSGRGELLTPVLARGEYIWVIALADHGLSTPGVYGKIDAMREAGEAPQPTPVPEINDDLMAALRAGDAEALGATLSNDLQPAALAQAPHLEKALEIGRKVGALGGIVSGSGPTTVFLARDSSHALDLAVALTASGAAADVRRAHGPVPGARLVESVRG